One Photobacterium sp. TY1-4 genomic window carries:
- the nrdG gene encoding anaerobic ribonucleoside-triphosphate reductase-activating protein — protein MNYHQYYPVDVVNGPGTRCTLFVSGCEHQCRGCYNQSTWRPDSGHSFTEDMAAQIIRDLNDPRIPRRGLSLSGGDPLHPANVADVLQLVKRVRESCPGKDIWLWTGYVLAELNPAQQAVVQLVDVLIDGKYIQAERDPSLTWRGSANQVIHYFNTNDVRC, from the coding sequence ATGAACTATCACCAATACTATCCTGTCGATGTCGTGAATGGCCCCGGCACCCGCTGTACCTTGTTTGTTTCCGGTTGTGAGCATCAGTGTCGTGGCTGTTATAACCAAAGTACCTGGCGCCCGGACAGTGGTCATTCGTTTACCGAGGATATGGCAGCGCAGATCATCCGCGACTTGAACGATCCCCGGATCCCGAGACGCGGACTGTCACTGTCCGGCGGTGATCCGCTTCACCCGGCGAATGTGGCGGATGTACTGCAGTTGGTCAAACGGGTACGGGAATCGTGTCCGGGCAAAGATATCTGGTTATGGACCGGGTATGTGCTGGCTGAGCTCAATCCGGCTCAGCAGGCGGTTGTTCAATTGGTTGATGTGCTGATTGACGGGAAATACATCCAGGCTGAACGTGATCCGTCACTGACCTGGCGGGGGAGCGCCAATCAGGTGATTCATTATTTCAACACGAATGATGTGAGATGTTAA
- a CDS encoding ceramidase domain-containing protein, producing MASWSRSARLLFLWGIVIVLAGLLVYFAPITQSRYFYQYADQRPWLGIANFANVVTNLPFLWVGILGLAQLRQSPSRFSATALTPDSRTLSIAFYLGLITAFFASAFYHLAPDPWRLALDRLGICIAFIAFYCMVLARYVSPALARLFLPLVLYSVAAVGYWYLSELETGRGDLSAYILVQLVPIIHLPLILWLFRTPPTHNAASGPNRNPPSSSSLYYLSALLAYLLAKWAESNDAELFHRTGEFISGHSIKHLLAGLGGYLIYRGILAAQKKQG from the coding sequence ATGGCATCCTGGTCGAGATCTGCTCGTCTCCTGTTTCTCTGGGGGATTGTCATTGTTCTGGCAGGCCTTCTTGTTTATTTTGCGCCAATCACCCAGAGTCGCTATTTTTATCAGTATGCTGATCAGCGCCCATGGCTCGGTATTGCGAATTTTGCCAATGTCGTGACCAACCTCCCTTTCCTGTGGGTGGGCATACTGGGCCTCGCTCAGCTTCGGCAGTCCCCCTCCCGATTCAGCGCCACAGCCTTAACCCCCGACTCCCGAACCTTGTCTATCGCCTTCTATCTCGGCCTTATCACGGCTTTTTTTGCTTCTGCTTTCTACCATCTGGCACCCGACCCATGGCGGCTGGCGCTCGATCGGCTGGGGATTTGCATTGCCTTTATAGCGTTCTACTGCATGGTGTTGGCACGCTATGTTTCCCCGGCTCTGGCACGCCTATTTCTGCCTTTGGTTCTCTATAGCGTTGCTGCCGTCGGCTATTGGTATCTCAGTGAGTTAGAGACGGGACGGGGCGATCTATCGGCTTATATCCTGGTCCAACTGGTCCCCATCATTCACCTGCCACTTATCCTCTGGCTGTTCCGGACACCGCCAACCCACAATGCCGCTTCCGGGCCAAATCGCAATCCCCCATCCAGTTCAAGTCTCTATTACCTGTCAGCACTGCTGGCCTATTTGCTGGCGAAATGGGCTGAATCCAATGATGCCGAGCTATTTCACCGAACTGGCGAGTTCATCAGCGGGCACAGTATCAAGCACCTGCTGGCTGGCTTGGGAGGCTATCTGATCTATCGCGGCATACTTGCCGCACAAAAAAAACAGGGCTGA
- a CDS encoding DUF2960 domain-containing protein, translating to MSRTIIYTYKNQEKELVFTYDHYRTIHEAVAAAEGIDLTEFLRMEQQVEAVSSNTKAVRDFRDSHFRKLGFGKITLAKKINRGIGEK from the coding sequence ATGTCGCGCACTATTATTTACACCTATAAGAACCAAGAGAAAGAGTTGGTTTTCACCTACGATCATTACCGGACAATCCATGAAGCTGTCGCTGCAGCAGAAGGCATTGATCTCACAGAATTTCTGCGGATGGAGCAACAAGTCGAAGCGGTGTCTTCGAATACCAAAGCGGTGCGAGACTTCCGCGATAGCCATTTCCGGAAATTGGGCTTTGGGAAAATCACGCTGGCGAAGAAAATCAATCGTGGTATTGGCGAAAAGTAA